In Archangium lipolyticum, a single genomic region encodes these proteins:
- the gspF gene encoding type II secretion system inner membrane protein GspF has product MPVFEYKALDQAGKSIRGMLEADSPKTLRSQLRKDGKFLTEVIGQAEGGRAGVRKGANAAQADREVNFGKMARGRITTDDIAITTRQLATLLGAGVTLVESLSALVDQVEKEKLKLILSEVKSRVNEGSSLADALAVHQKVFGSLYVNMIRAGEHSGALDTVLLRLADFTESQSKLQQKIIGTMTYPAIMMLVGAGILTMLMVVVIPKVTKIFTTMKATLPITTRILIWGSNFLRDWWFIIFPLIGLIAFSLTTYFRSPKGRPVWDRFALKAPIFGSLLRLLAISRFARTLATLLKSGVPLLTAMDITKAVITNSVLSDVVEKARDAVREGESIAAPLKRSGEFPPLVYHMVSIGERSGQLEDMLLSVADSYENQVNVRIGALTSMLEPILTVFMGVIIAFVAFSVLMPILQVNSAIR; this is encoded by the coding sequence ATGCCAGTCTTCGAGTACAAGGCCCTGGATCAGGCCGGAAAATCCATCCGCGGAATGCTTGAGGCGGATTCGCCCAAGACGCTGCGCTCCCAGCTGCGCAAGGACGGCAAGTTCCTGACGGAGGTCATCGGTCAGGCCGAGGGCGGCCGTGCCGGCGTGCGCAAGGGCGCCAACGCGGCCCAGGCCGACCGCGAGGTGAACTTCGGCAAGATGGCGCGCGGCCGCATCACCACGGACGACATCGCCATCACCACCCGCCAGCTCGCCACCCTGCTGGGCGCGGGCGTCACCCTGGTGGAGTCGCTCAGCGCGCTGGTCGACCAGGTGGAGAAGGAGAAGCTCAAGCTCATCCTCTCCGAGGTGAAGAGCCGCGTGAACGAGGGCTCGTCCCTGGCGGACGCGCTCGCGGTGCACCAGAAGGTGTTCGGCTCGCTCTACGTGAACATGATTCGCGCGGGCGAGCACTCGGGCGCGCTCGACACGGTGCTCCTGCGCCTGGCGGACTTCACCGAGAGCCAGTCCAAGCTGCAGCAGAAGATCATCGGCACGATGACCTACCCCGCCATCATGATGCTGGTGGGCGCGGGCATCCTCACCATGCTGATGGTGGTCGTCATCCCGAAGGTCACGAAGATCTTCACCACGATGAAGGCCACCCTGCCCATCACCACCCGCATCCTCATCTGGGGCAGCAACTTCCTGCGGGACTGGTGGTTCATCATCTTCCCGCTCATCGGGCTCATCGCCTTCTCGCTGACGACGTACTTCCGCAGCCCCAAGGGCCGGCCCGTGTGGGACCGCTTCGCCCTCAAGGCGCCCATCTTCGGCAGCCTGCTGCGCCTGCTGGCCATCTCGCGCTTCGCCCGCACGCTCGCCACGCTCCTCAAGAGCGGCGTGCCCCTGCTGACGGCCATGGACATCACCAAGGCGGTCATCACCAACTCGGTGCTCTCCGACGTGGTGGAGAAGGCCCGCGACGCCGTCCGCGAGGGTGAGAGCATCGCCGCGCCCCTCAAGCGCTCGGGCGAGTTCCCCCCGCTCGTCTACCACATGGTCTCCATTGGCGAGCGCTCCGGACAGCTGGAGGACATGCTGTTGTCGGTGGCGGACAGCTACGAGAACCAGGTGAACGTGCGCATCGGCGCCCTCACCTCCATGCTCGAGCCCATCCTCACCGTGTTCATGGGCGTAATCATTGCATTCGTGGCCTTCTCGGTCCTGATGCCGATTCTGCAGGTGAACTCGGCCATCCGGTGA